The Xanthomonas indica genome has a segment encoding these proteins:
- a CDS encoding polyprenyl synthetase family protein yields MSIAESLSPALGLPQIQMLAAPDMAAVDALIRRRLASDVVLINQIADHIVSAGGKRLRPMLVVLAGRACGAGGPMQHQLAAIIEFIHTSTLLHDDVVDESDLRRGRSTANALWGNAPSVLVGDFLYSRSFQLMVELDSMAVMRLLADTTNRIAEGEVLQLLHVHNPDTDEAAYLRVIERKTAVLFAAGTRLGALASGASEDVQERLYDYGMQLGYAFQIADDVLDYTADAADLGKNLGDDLAEGKATLPLIHAMAHADDATRARLRQIVEQGDASAMPEVLAAIEASGGIDYSRRRAADYAAAAERALDGLPENEAVAALRGLARYAVERRH; encoded by the coding sequence ATGAGCATCGCCGAATCCCTCAGCCCCGCCCTGGGCCTGCCCCAGATCCAGATGCTCGCCGCGCCGGACATGGCCGCGGTGGACGCCCTGATCCGCCGCCGCCTGGCGTCGGACGTCGTGCTGATCAACCAGATCGCCGACCACATCGTCTCCGCCGGCGGCAAGCGCCTGCGGCCGATGCTGGTGGTGCTGGCCGGCCGCGCCTGCGGCGCCGGCGGGCCGATGCAGCACCAGTTGGCGGCGATCATCGAATTCATCCACACCTCGACCCTGCTGCACGACGACGTGGTGGACGAATCGGACCTGCGCCGTGGCCGCAGCACCGCCAACGCCCTGTGGGGCAACGCGCCCAGCGTCCTGGTCGGCGACTTCCTGTATTCGCGCAGCTTCCAGCTGATGGTGGAGCTGGACAGCATGGCGGTGATGCGCCTGCTGGCCGACACCACCAACCGCATCGCCGAGGGCGAGGTGTTGCAGCTGCTGCACGTGCACAACCCGGACACCGACGAGGCCGCCTACCTGCGCGTGATCGAGCGCAAGACCGCGGTGTTGTTCGCCGCCGGCACCCGCCTCGGCGCGTTGGCCTCCGGCGCCAGCGAGGACGTGCAGGAGCGCCTGTACGACTACGGCATGCAGCTGGGCTATGCATTCCAGATCGCCGACGACGTGCTCGACTACACCGCCGACGCCGCCGACCTGGGCAAGAACCTGGGCGACGACCTGGCCGAGGGCAAGGCCACGCTGCCGCTGATCCACGCCATGGCGCATGCCGACGACGCCACCCGCGCGCGCCTGCGCCAGATCGTCGAACAGGGCGACGCCAGCGCGATGCCGGAGGTGCTGGCGGCGATCGAGGCCAGCGGCGGCATCGACTACAGCCGCCGCCGCGCGGCCGACTACGCCGCCGCCGCCGAGCGCGCCCTGGACGGCCTGCCGGAGAACGAGGCCGTGGCCGCCCTGCGCGGGCTGGCGCGTTACGCGGTCGAACGCAGACATTGA
- a CDS encoding single-stranded DNA-binding protein — MARGINKVILVGNLGNDPDTKYTQAGMAITRISLATTSVRKDRDGNQQERTEWHRVVFFGKLGEIAGEYLRKGSSVYVEGSIRYDKYTGQDGVEKYSTDIVADEMQMLGGRGEGGGGGMGGGDRPQRSAPPRQERSGMGGGGGGGGGQDYAPRRQQPAPQQSAPMDDFADDDIPF; from the coding sequence ATGGCCCGCGGCATCAACAAAGTCATCCTCGTCGGCAACCTCGGCAACGATCCCGACACCAAGTACACCCAGGCCGGCATGGCCATCACCCGGATCAGCCTGGCGACCACCAGCGTGCGCAAGGACCGCGACGGCAACCAGCAGGAACGCACCGAGTGGCACCGCGTCGTGTTCTTCGGAAAGCTTGGCGAGATCGCCGGCGAGTACCTGCGCAAAGGCAGCTCGGTCTACGTCGAAGGCTCGATCCGCTACGACAAGTACACCGGCCAGGACGGCGTGGAGAAGTACTCCACCGACATCGTCGCCGACGAGATGCAGATGCTCGGCGGCCGCGGCGAGGGCGGTGGCGGCGGCATGGGCGGTGGCGACCGTCCGCAGCGCTCGGCCCCGCCGCGCCAGGAACGCTCCGGCATGGGCGGTGGTGGCGGTGGCGGTGGCGGGCAGGATTACGCGCCGCGCCGGCAGCAGCCGGCCCCGCAGCAGTCCGCGCCGATGGACGACTTTGCGGACGACGATATCCCGTTCTGA
- a CDS encoding gluconate 2-dehydrogenase subunit 3 family protein, translating into MERRELLKMIFAATGAAMVGLPALVQAQAPVAGAKALFSVTDVATLDEIAETILPRTKTPGAKDAGAGAFMAKFVTDCYTPRQQVAFRAGLAEIDKRAGGRFVSLTPQARTELLRALDAEARTQLIDVTDTGTAKAADAMPHPFTMLKQLTIFGFFTSQVGATDVLRYVAVPGRYEDLTYVPGTPAWATS; encoded by the coding sequence ATGGAACGTCGCGAACTGCTGAAGATGATCTTTGCCGCCACGGGCGCGGCCATGGTGGGCCTGCCCGCGCTGGTCCAGGCACAGGCGCCGGTCGCGGGGGCGAAGGCGCTCTTCTCCGTCACCGATGTCGCCACGTTGGACGAGATCGCCGAGACCATCCTGCCGCGGACCAAGACACCGGGGGCGAAGGACGCCGGCGCCGGCGCGTTCATGGCCAAATTCGTCACCGACTGCTACACCCCCCGGCAGCAGGTGGCGTTCCGCGCCGGCCTGGCCGAGATCGACAAACGTGCCGGCGGTCGTTTCGTGTCGCTCACGCCACAGGCCCGCACCGAGCTGCTGCGCGCCCTGGATGCGGAAGCCAGGACACAGCTCATCGACGTGACCGACACCGGGACCGCCAAAGCGGCGGACGCGATGCCGCATCCCTTCACGATGCTCAAGCAGCTGACCATCTTCGGCTTCTTCACCTCCCAGGTCGGCGCGACCGACGTGCTGCGCTACGTCGCCGTGCCGGGCCGCTACGAGGACCTCACCTATGTTCCCGGTACGCCTGCTTGGGCAACCAGTTGA
- a CDS encoding sugar phosphate isomerase/epimerase, whose amino-acid sequence MNTPTRRTATLALLLLAALPAFAHDIAGPQAPIAVQMYTLRNAGSLDQQLKIVHDAGVGAVETVGTQNVGAVELKQLLDRYSIKAISSHVQLADLRKDLDGVVAFNRSIGNTMLVVPYLDQKERPTDAAGWTALGKELGQLATRVRAKGMRLAYHNHDFELVDFEGKTGLELLFAAAGPDLQTELDLAWVARAGYDPAAMLGKFKGRLFSVHAKDNAPKGQATDEGGFAAVGQGVLDWSAILPAAAASGVQWYIIEHDQPRDPATVVKTGAAYLRDHMPAAAPR is encoded by the coding sequence ATGAACACACCGACACGCAGAACCGCAACCCTCGCACTGCTGCTCCTCGCTGCCCTGCCCGCCTTCGCCCACGACATCGCCGGTCCGCAGGCGCCCATCGCGGTGCAGATGTACACGCTGCGCAACGCCGGCTCGCTCGACCAACAGTTGAAGATCGTCCATGACGCAGGCGTCGGCGCAGTGGAAACGGTCGGCACGCAGAACGTCGGCGCGGTCGAACTCAAGCAACTGCTGGACAGGTATTCGATCAAGGCGATCTCGTCCCACGTGCAACTGGCGGATCTGCGCAAGGATCTGGACGGGGTGGTGGCGTTCAACCGGTCGATCGGCAACACGATGCTGGTGGTGCCGTATCTGGACCAGAAGGAGCGGCCCACCGACGCCGCAGGCTGGACCGCGCTGGGCAAGGAACTGGGCCAGCTCGCGACGCGGGTGCGCGCCAAGGGCATGCGCCTGGCCTATCACAACCACGACTTCGAACTGGTCGACTTCGAGGGCAAGACCGGCCTGGAACTGCTGTTCGCCGCGGCCGGCCCCGATCTGCAGACCGAGCTGGACCTGGCCTGGGTCGCGCGTGCGGGCTACGACCCGGCGGCGATGCTGGGCAAGTTCAAGGGCCGGCTGTTCTCGGTCCACGCCAAGGACAATGCACCGAAAGGCCAGGCCACAGACGAAGGGGGCTTCGCCGCCGTCGGCCAGGGCGTGCTGGACTGGAGCGCGATCCTGCCTGCCGCGGCGGCGAGCGGCGTGCAGTGGTACATCATCGAGCACGACCAACCGCGCGATCCGGCCACCGTCGTCAAGACCGGGGCGGCGTACCTGCGCGACCACATGCCCGCCGCCGCGCCGCGTTAG
- a CDS encoding dienelactone hydrolase family protein: MRTRSMMRWTGLLGLALALPLPALAAMQAKPVEWQVGKDSFSGVLVYDDAEHEKRPGLVMVPNWRGVNDSAVEKAKRLAGDDYVVLVADVYGKGKRPANDTEAGQFAGALKKDPATLRARALAAVAALKAQVGKAPLDPARIGAVGFCFGGTTVLELVRAGAPLAGVVSLHGGLATAAPAAAGSAKAPVLVLNGADDKSVSRDDIVAFEQEMNRAGADWQFVNFSGAVHCFAEADANSPPGCQYNPRAAKRAYRMLEDFFEERFGRE; the protein is encoded by the coding sequence ATGCGCACACGTTCGATGATGCGGTGGACCGGTTTGCTCGGGCTGGCCTTGGCGCTGCCGCTGCCGGCCTTGGCGGCGATGCAGGCCAAGCCGGTGGAGTGGCAGGTCGGCAAGGACAGTTTCAGCGGCGTGCTGGTCTACGACGATGCCGAGCACGAGAAGCGCCCCGGCCTGGTGATGGTGCCGAACTGGCGCGGCGTCAACGACTCCGCGGTGGAGAAGGCCAAGCGCCTGGCCGGCGACGACTACGTGGTGCTGGTGGCCGACGTCTACGGCAAGGGCAAGCGACCGGCCAACGACACCGAGGCCGGGCAGTTCGCCGGCGCGTTGAAGAAGGATCCGGCCACGCTGCGCGCGCGGGCGTTGGCGGCCGTGGCGGCGCTGAAGGCGCAGGTGGGCAAGGCGCCGCTGGATCCGGCCCGGATCGGCGCGGTGGGCTTCTGCTTCGGCGGCACCACGGTGCTGGAACTGGTCCGTGCCGGTGCGCCGCTGGCCGGGGTGGTGAGCCTCCACGGTGGCCTAGCCACCGCCGCCCCGGCGGCCGCGGGCAGCGCCAAGGCACCGGTGCTGGTGCTCAACGGCGCCGACGACAAGAGCGTGAGCCGCGACGACATCGTCGCCTTCGAGCAGGAGATGAACCGCGCCGGCGCCGACTGGCAGTTCGTCAACTTCAGCGGTGCCGTGCACTGCTTCGCCGAAGCCGATGCCAACAGCCCGCCGGGCTGCCAATACAACCCCCGCGCCGCCAAGCGTGCCTATCGCATGCTTGAGGACTTTTTCGAGGAGCGGTTCGGGCGGGAGTAG
- a CDS encoding GMC family oxidoreductase: MADNHYDAIVVGSGISGGWAAKELTEKGLKVLMLERGRNIEHVKDYVNAMKEAWDFPHRNRPTQAMKAAYPVLMRDYGLVENLQGMWANEQESPYTEIKRFDWFRGYHVGGRSLMWGRQSYRLSDLDFEANLKDGIATDWPIRYADIAPWYDHVEKFAGIAGTREGLDVLPDGEFLPPIPLNIVEKDVAARIKKAFGGTRHLIHSRTANITQPKVEQGRVNCQYRNKCILGCPFGAYFSTQAATLPAAMKTGNLTLRPFSIVKEVLYDKDRKRARGVEIIDAESGQTYQYTASVIFLNASSFNSTWLLMNSATDVWDGGLGSSSGELGHNVMDHHFGAGASGRVEGYDDKYYFGRRPCGFYVPRFRNVASDKRGYLRGFGYQGGASRTGWSREIAELNIGADLKEALTVPGDWRIGMTGFGEMLPHHGNTIRLDPQRKDKWGLPVLAMDVAMRENEKAMRKDMAADAAEMLEAAGVKDVKMHDADYAPGKGIHEMGTARMGRDRTNSVLNQYNQVWDAPNVYVTDGACMTSSACVNPSLTYMALTARAADHAVRELKAGNL, from the coding sequence ATGGCAGACAATCATTACGACGCCATCGTCGTCGGCTCGGGAATCAGTGGCGGTTGGGCGGCGAAGGAACTGACCGAGAAGGGGCTCAAGGTCCTGATGCTGGAACGCGGACGCAACATCGAGCACGTCAAGGACTACGTCAACGCGATGAAGGAGGCGTGGGATTTCCCGCACCGCAACCGCCCGACCCAGGCGATGAAGGCCGCTTATCCGGTGCTGATGCGCGACTACGGCCTGGTCGAGAACCTGCAGGGAATGTGGGCCAACGAACAGGAATCGCCCTACACCGAGATCAAGCGGTTCGACTGGTTCCGCGGCTATCACGTGGGTGGCCGCTCGCTGATGTGGGGACGGCAGAGCTATCGCCTGTCAGACCTGGATTTCGAGGCGAACCTCAAGGACGGCATCGCCACCGATTGGCCGATCCGGTACGCCGACATCGCTCCGTGGTACGACCACGTGGAGAAGTTCGCCGGCATCGCCGGCACGCGCGAAGGACTGGACGTGTTGCCGGACGGCGAGTTCCTGCCGCCGATCCCGTTGAACATCGTCGAGAAGGACGTCGCCGCGCGGATCAAGAAGGCCTTTGGCGGCACCAGGCACCTGATCCACTCGCGCACCGCGAACATCACCCAGCCCAAGGTCGAGCAGGGCCGCGTCAACTGCCAGTATCGCAACAAGTGCATTCTGGGCTGTCCTTTCGGCGCTTACTTCTCGACCCAGGCGGCCACGCTGCCGGCGGCCATGAAGACGGGCAACCTGACCTTGCGGCCGTTCTCGATCGTCAAGGAGGTGCTCTACGACAAGGACCGCAAGCGTGCGCGCGGCGTGGAGATCATCGACGCCGAGAGCGGGCAGACCTACCAGTACACGGCCAGTGTCATCTTCCTCAACGCGTCCTCCTTCAACTCGACCTGGCTGCTGATGAACTCGGCCACCGATGTCTGGGACGGCGGCCTCGGGTCCTCGTCCGGCGAGCTCGGGCACAACGTGATGGACCATCATTTCGGCGCCGGCGCCTCTGGCCGGGTCGAGGGCTACGACGACAAGTACTACTTCGGCCGGCGTCCCTGCGGCTTTTACGTGCCGCGGTTCCGCAACGTCGCCAGCGACAAGCGCGGCTACCTGCGCGGCTTCGGCTATCAGGGCGGCGCGAGCCGCACCGGCTGGTCGCGCGAGATCGCCGAACTGAACATCGGCGCCGACCTGAAGGAAGCGCTGACCGTGCCGGGCGACTGGCGCATCGGCATGACCGGGTTCGGCGAAATGCTGCCGCACCACGGCAACACGATTCGCCTGGACCCGCAGCGCAAGGACAAATGGGGGTTGCCGGTGCTGGCGATGGACGTGGCGATGCGCGAGAACGAAAAGGCCATGCGCAAGGACATGGCCGCCGATGCCGCCGAGATGCTGGAGGCGGCCGGGGTCAAGGACGTGAAGATGCACGATGCCGACTATGCGCCGGGCAAGGGCATCCACGAGATGGGTACCGCGCGCATGGGCCGCGACCGCACGAACTCCGTGCTGAACCAGTACAACCAGGTGTGGGATGCGCCGAACGTCTACGTGACCGACGGCGCCTGCATGACCTCCAGCGCCTGCGTCAATCCCTCGCTGACCTACATGGCGCTGACCGCACGTGCCGCCGATCATGCCGTGCGCGAACTGAAAGCGGGGAACCTGTGA
- a CDS encoding cytochrome c gives MKTILTMAVVLLGTTLAATAWSKDDPTAGAQLYATHCTACHGANRAGVPPTFPALTDVGKRLQPAQIKEKIRNGGGLMPPFSQLSQQDVDNLASFLAQ, from the coding sequence TTGAAAACGATCCTGACGATGGCCGTGGTGCTGCTGGGGACGACGCTTGCGGCCACGGCGTGGTCCAAGGACGACCCGACGGCCGGCGCGCAGCTCTACGCAACCCACTGCACGGCCTGCCATGGCGCGAATCGCGCGGGCGTCCCGCCCACGTTCCCCGCGCTGACCGACGTGGGCAAGCGCCTGCAGCCCGCGCAGATCAAGGAGAAGATCCGCAACGGCGGTGGGCTGATGCCGCCCTTCTCGCAGCTGTCCCAACAGGACGTGGACAACCTCGCCAGCTTCCTGGCGCAGTAG
- a CDS encoding DUF1080 domain-containing protein yields MTRPLLMAACLLAAAPAFAQADGDPARDPAKTEVWKPVPAIVATPPGGAPSDAIVLFDGKDLSAWESEQGGRAPWTVADGALTVVPGSKGIRTRQRFCDIQLHVEWRTPTETRGFEGQQRGNSGIFLQERYELQVLDSDNNPTYANGQAGAIYKQAIPLVNASRAPGQWQVYDIIWKAPRFSQGGGLTSPARITVLHNGVLVQDDTALSGKTEYIGAPSYAPHACAPILLQEHDSKVSYRNIWVREL; encoded by the coding sequence ATGACCAGACCCCTGCTGATGGCCGCCTGTCTGCTGGCCGCGGCGCCTGCATTCGCGCAGGCCGACGGCGATCCCGCACGCGACCCGGCCAAGACCGAAGTGTGGAAGCCCGTGCCTGCGATCGTGGCCACGCCCCCGGGCGGCGCGCCCTCCGATGCGATCGTGCTGTTCGATGGCAAGGATCTGTCGGCCTGGGAGTCGGAGCAGGGCGGACGCGCGCCCTGGACCGTCGCCGACGGCGCGCTGACCGTGGTGCCGGGCAGCAAGGGCATCCGCACCAGGCAGCGCTTCTGCGACATCCAGTTGCACGTCGAGTGGCGCACGCCCACCGAGACCCGCGGATTCGAAGGCCAGCAGCGGGGAAACAGCGGCATCTTCCTGCAGGAACGGTATGAGTTGCAGGTGCTCGACAGCGACAACAACCCGACCTATGCCAACGGCCAGGCCGGTGCGATCTACAAGCAGGCCATTCCGCTGGTGAATGCCTCGCGTGCGCCGGGCCAGTGGCAGGTGTACGACATCATCTGGAAGGCGCCCCGTTTCTCGCAGGGCGGCGGTCTTACTTCACCGGCCCGCATCACCGTCCTGCACAACGGCGTCCTGGTGCAGGACGACACCGCGCTGTCCGGCAAGACCGAGTACATCGGCGCGCCGTCGTATGCGCCGCATGCCTGCGCGCCGATCCTCCTGCAGGAGCACGATTCGAAGGTCAGCTACCGCAACATCTGGGTGCGCGAGCTTTAG
- a CDS encoding helix-hairpin-helix domain-containing protein gives MIAFNAEDRAVLLAVKGVGPTVVARLEQLGVHSLQALAACDARQLTEQAAALLGSTCWRNSPQARAAMDGAIAAAQAHLLKRSSKTS, from the coding sequence ATGATCGCCTTTAACGCCGAGGACCGTGCCGTGCTGCTGGCGGTGAAAGGCGTCGGCCCCACCGTGGTCGCGCGCCTGGAACAATTGGGCGTGCATTCGCTGCAGGCGCTAGCTGCCTGCGATGCACGGCAACTCACTGAACAGGCTGCGGCGCTGCTCGGCTCCACCTGCTGGCGCAACAGCCCGCAAGCGCGCGCGGCCATGGACGGCGCCATCGCCGCGGCGCAGGCGCACTTACTCAAGCGCTCCTCCAAGACATCGTAA
- a CDS encoding TIM barrel protein, whose amino-acid sequence MSIHSIGPAPASGFTRRDALRMAVAGSLGLGAAAGMLSARAAGTPLRGNLKQSVARWTFPQLSTAQLCQVVKGMGFAAIDLVGPKDWPTLKANGVYCAMCNGAELGLDKGFAGSQFHDELVERYTRHIDLVADAGYRNLICFSGNRNGMDPQDGMANAEVGLKRILRHAEKRGVVLVMELLNSKVDHPDYLCDHSAWGVELCRRIGSDHFGLLYDIYHMQIMEGDIIATIGKHHAFFKHYHTAGVPGRHEIGDAQELHYPAICRAIRDTGFDGYLAQEFVPAAPDPVGSLREAIRLCDV is encoded by the coding sequence ATGTCTATCCATTCGATCGGACCGGCGCCGGCCTCGGGGTTCACGAGGCGAGACGCGCTGCGCATGGCGGTCGCCGGGAGCCTTGGCCTTGGGGCGGCAGCGGGCATGCTGTCGGCGCGTGCTGCTGGCACGCCGCTCAGGGGCAACCTGAAGCAATCCGTGGCCCGCTGGACGTTTCCGCAGCTGTCGACCGCACAGCTTTGCCAGGTGGTGAAGGGCATGGGGTTCGCCGCCATCGATCTGGTTGGCCCGAAGGATTGGCCCACGCTCAAGGCGAATGGCGTGTACTGCGCGATGTGCAACGGCGCGGAACTCGGCCTGGACAAGGGCTTTGCCGGCAGCCAGTTCCACGACGAGCTGGTCGAGCGCTACACGCGGCACATCGACCTGGTGGCCGATGCCGGCTATCGCAACCTCATCTGTTTTTCCGGCAATCGGAATGGCATGGATCCCCAGGACGGCATGGCTAATGCCGAAGTCGGGCTCAAGCGCATCCTCCGGCATGCCGAGAAGCGCGGGGTCGTGCTGGTGATGGAGCTGCTGAACTCCAAGGTCGATCATCCCGACTACCTGTGCGACCACTCCGCCTGGGGCGTCGAGCTGTGCCGGCGGATCGGCTCGGACCATTTCGGCCTGCTCTACGACATCTACCACATGCAGATCATGGAGGGCGACATCATCGCCACCATCGGCAAGCATCACGCGTTCTTCAAGCATTACCACACCGCCGGCGTTCCGGGTCGGCACGAGATCGGGGACGCTCAGGAGCTCCACTATCCCGCCATCTGTCGCGCGATCCGCGATACCGGTTTCGACGGCTATCTGGCGCAGGAGTTCGTTCCTGCGGCACCGGATCCCGTCGGCTCGCTGCGCGAGGCGATCCGCCTCTGCGACGTCTGA